A region from the Leptolyngbya sp. 'hensonii' genome encodes:
- the petB gene encoding cytochrome b6, which produces MFTKQVTDSKVYQWFDERLEIQALADDISSKYVPPHVNIFYCLGGITLTCFLIQFATGFAMTFYYKPTVTEAFNSVQYLMTDVNFGWLIRSIHRWSASMMVLMMILHVFRVYLTGGFKKPRELTWVTGVILAVITVSFGVTGYSLPWDQMGYWAVKIVSGVPSAIPVVGNLMVELIRGSDSVGQATLTRFYSLHTFVLPWFIAVFMLLHFLMIRKQGISGPL; this is translated from the coding sequence ATGTTCACCAAGCAGGTAACTGATTCAAAGGTATATCAATGGTTTGACGAGCGGCTGGAAATTCAGGCGCTAGCTGACGATATCAGCAGTAAGTATGTCCCCCCTCACGTCAACATCTTTTATTGTCTGGGTGGAATTACGCTCACCTGCTTCCTGATCCAGTTCGCCACTGGGTTTGCCATGACTTTCTACTACAAGCCGACGGTCACTGAGGCTTTCAACTCAGTGCAATATTTGATGACGGATGTCAATTTCGGCTGGCTGATTCGCTCCATTCACCGCTGGTCTGCCAGCATGATGGTGTTGATGATGATCCTGCACGTGTTCCGGGTCTACCTGACGGGTGGCTTCAAGAAGCCCCGTGAGTTGACCTGGGTCACGGGTGTCATTCTCGCCGTTATCACCGTTTCCTTTGGTGTGACGGGCTACTCCCTGCCCTGGGATCAGATGGGTTACTGGGCCGTTAAGATTGTTTCCGGTGTTCCCAGTGCCATTCCAGTGGTTGGTAATCTCATGGTGGAGCTGATCCGGGGCAGCGATAGTGTGGGTCAGGCAACCCTGACTCGCTTCTACAGCCTGCACACCTTCGTACTTCCCTGGTTCATCGCTGTTTTCATGCTGCTCCACTTCCTGATGATCCGCAAGCAAGGCATTTCAGGCCCGCTGTAA
- the petD gene encoding cytochrome b6-f complex subunit IV, translating into MATIKKPDLNDPELRAKLAKGMGHNYYGEPAWPNDLLYIFPVVILGSIALCVGLAVLDPAMVGEAANPFATPLEILPEWYLFPTFQILRILPNKLLGIALMGSIPLGLMLVPFIENVNKFQNPFRRPVATAVFLFGTAVTLWLGIGATFPIDKSLTLGLF; encoded by the coding sequence ATGGCAACTATTAAGAAGCCGGATCTCAACGATCCTGAATTGCGTGCCAAACTGGCTAAGGGAATGGGGCACAACTACTATGGTGAACCGGCTTGGCCGAATGACCTGTTGTACATCTTCCCTGTCGTCATTCTGGGCTCCATCGCCCTCTGTGTGGGTCTGGCCGTTCTGGATCCGGCCATGGTTGGCGAAGCTGCCAATCCCTTTGCCACTCCTCTAGAAATTTTGCCAGAGTGGTATTTGTTCCCGACCTTCCAGATCCTTCGCATTCTGCCCAACAAACTTTTGGGGATTGCCCTGATGGGTTCCATTCCCCTGGGCTTGATGCTGGTTCCATTCATCGAAAACGTCAATAAGTTTCAAAATCCTTTCCGTCGTCCCGTGGCCACTGCTGTTTTCCTGTTTGGTACTGCAGTTACCCTCTGGCTGGGGATTGGCGCTACCTTCCCGATCGACAAGTCTCTGACGCTGGGCTTATTCTAA